The following nucleotide sequence is from Neokomagataea tanensis.
GCTGCGCGAATTTGATTTCCACCTGTACGTCGTAGGACTTTATCGATGAGTGGGCGTTCAACCTCAGCGATAACGCAGGCGTGCAAGTCCCCATCGCTGTGGTCAGCACCAGATTCGAAGAAGTCACTAAGGGGGCGCTCCAATGCGCGGGACACGCCTCTGAGTTGCGCCTCTCCGGTTCCGCCTTGGCGGCAAATGGCGCTGATACGTTCGGGGCCTAGCCTTTGGACCGCTCCTAGACGGGAAAGCCAGGCGTGGAAAGTGTCGTCCAACCCGCCATGCCGCAAAAGAGAGGTAGGGTCGTAACGGCTTCCTACCAATAGTCTGAAACTGGCTTTTTCGATGTGTAAGCGTTGGATCAAGTGATGCTGCACGTCAGGCCAGAGGCAATCGATTTCGTCCAATAATAACGTGCCGCCACAGGCCTCGGAAATCCAGCCTGGAGTGTTCGCGCCATCCCCGAACAGCGCTACGGGGCGTAGCGCGCGGGGGGTTGCGGTCAGGGTGGCAACGATAAAAGGCGACCGCGCGCGAGGACCCGCTATATGCAAGCGTCGTGCTACATCCTGACGGTCCAGCCTGGTGGCGCCGTACAAGAAGAGGGGGCGCATGGTCGGGTCCTCAGTCGTGAGGACTGACGCTCTTAACGCTTGCTGCATAGCGCTTTGTTTCCAGTGGGGCTTTTCAGTGCCTAAGCGGCGTGCTCATTGTCAGATGGCAAGCAGGCCGCAGGGCCTTTTTCCCGGTCACGGTTAATACCCGCTTCAAGATGGCGATCGTAAAAATCTTCCAGAAGGCGAATGGCCTCAGGAGCATTGTCTACGCGGTTAATCGTCGAGCGGAAGGTTGCTGAATCTGGCAAGCCCGCAGAGTACCATGACACGTGTTTGCGGGCGAGCCTTAAGCCAGGACGTTCACCAAAGTGATCGAGCATCATGCGGTAGTGTTTTAATGCTATTGCTTTTTCGGTGGCTAAGTCCGGGTCTGGGATATCTTGGCCAGTTTTTAGTGATCTCGCGACCTGAGCGATAAACCACGGACGGCCGTAGCAACCTCGGCCAATCATAACGCCGTCAGCACCAGATTGGTGCAGGGCTTCTCTTGCCTTACGGATGGTTGTGACGTCGCCGTTCACGATGACCGGCAAGGAAACGGAATCCTTGACGGTTTTAACAAACCGCCAGTCGGCCTCACCATTGTAAAACATCTGGCGTGTGCGGCCATGTACGGCGACCATCTTGATTCCGCTCTCTTCCGCAATTTTGGCTAGTCGCGGGGCGTTCAGGTTGCTGTGGTCCCAACCCATGCGCATTTTGAGTGTGACAGGAACATCAACGGCTTTGACTGTTGCCTCAAGCAACCTAGCCGCTTGTGTTTCGTCGCGCATGAGAGCTGAACCGGCCATTTGGCCGATAGCAACTTTTTTTACCGGGCAGCCAAAATTGATATCGACCAAGTTGGCACCGCCATCGACTGCAATTTTCGCGGCTTGGGCCATGGCTTCGGGTTCACAGCCAGCTAACTGTACCGCGTTGACGCCACCTTGAGCAGAGCGGGCCATGCGCATCGTATTTTCGTTCTCTCTAATCATCGCCCAAGAAGCGATCATTTCAGAGACGACGAGTTCTGCCCCCAACTCACGCGCCAGTTGGCGGAATGGTAAATCCGTTACCCCGGAGAGCGGAGCAAGGATCACGGGGTCATCTATGACGACACCTCCGCCCAGATCAATGGCTTTCAGTGGGCGGTTTGGTGGATCAACGAGAGCAGATTCTTGATATTCAGACATGAGCCTAATTTACTGAGCCTGAGCCTTGGACGCAAACGGAGTTCTTAGTCGTGGCTAGATGAAGTTTGGGCAACGAGTGCGTAAACCTCCGTGAGGGTCAAATTGGGCGAATAAAAGGCTCCCTCGACATAGTCGCAGCCGAGTTGGCGCAAAATCAGGTCGCATTCCTTGGAAGCCACGTCTGTTGCGATAACTTTTTTTCCTACCGAATGAGCGACGTTGATTATGCTTTCGACAATAATCTTGTTCGTAGGGGTGTCAGGCAAATATTTTATTAAATCCCCACCAATTTTTATGTATTTGCATTGCAAATCACGGGTGTGAGGGAGTGACATGCAGGTATCATCAACGAAATTTAATATATAATTGGAATTTTCATGATCAATTTCAATCGCACTTTTTAAGTTATATTCATGTATTATCCTATCTATATGGTTGATTGAGTATTTATCTATATCTTTGGAATTATTAATTTTTAATGAAAAATATAACTTGCCATTATTGTTTATGGTTTTGCGTATTTCTTTATATGTATTTTCAATATAGTATTTATCTACTTGCTGTTTGAATGTATCGTCATTTTTCAATTCTATATTTTCGCTATTGTAGCAATCGATTGAAGTGGAAAACAATAATATATCTCCCCCGTTTGTACTAAAAGTAGGGGAATAAAGCGTAGGAAATTTTTCTTTTTTAAAAGATGTTAATATATCGGATAGCAGCTTAAGGCGTTGTTCATAACGTTCGGAAAGTTGGTTGTCGTAGAGGTAAATTTGATTTCCCCCCATTTCTTTCGCCTGATATAGGGCCATGTCAGGCTCATGTAGAGCATCTGAAATATTGGTCTTGGTATGCGCTGTGGTAATTGTATACCCAATGCTCGCAGAGGAATTGTGTAGTATTCCATCAAATGAAAATGTGAATTTTAAAGAATGTAGAATGTCGTTCAATATATTACTTAAAACAATATAGTCGTCATTATCGATGATTATCGCAAATTCATCGCCCCCCACGCGAGCAACAAAAATACTATTGCTTTGGAACCCTTTTAGTATCCGAGATATTTTTTTTAGGAGTTTGTCACCTGCTTTGTGTCCGAGCGTATCATTTGCTTTTTTAAAGTGGTCTATATCGATTATGCCAATGCAAAATCTTTTATCTTTGTTTTCTTTTTCAAGAATGGTTTTCAAGTGTACGGAAAAAGCGTTCCGGTTTGCTATGCCTGTTAAATTATCAACACTTAGCGCCAGTTGAAGCATTTTCTTATTAGATCTTAAATGCTCTTCAGTGAGTTTATGGGGTGTTATGTCAATAATAATAAAAATATCTATTTTTGTAGGGGATGTAAATTGTGAGCATGTAATATCGAGCCAGTAAGTTTTATTCTTTAGTCCGCGTACACTTATTTCTTTATGGTAATTTTTTGATTCAATATTTATTTTCTGAAGTGAAGAGATAAGTGGACTATTTTCAGAGTTTTTTAAGCGACGATCAATGTCATCAAACTTGGTGTTTTTAAAAATAACCTTGCGATCGTTATCAAGAATTATAACGCCTGCAGATTGATCGATAGCATGTAGTATCGCCTCTGCATGCTCAAACGCATGGGGTGGGAGTGCAGTCTGCGTTGATTTTAGAGAGTCCAAAGTTGGTTCAGTCTCTTTATTCATGGGTGAAAGAAGGTAACACATAAAAAGTTAATAGAAAATGAATAGGAGCAAATGGCCTATGTTTTTATCGGGATGATATTATAATATATTCAGATTTCAGGGTTATCATAAATCGACATTATTTTTTCCTTAAAATATGTTATTTCTGAATTATTATAATTAAGTTTTACAGTATTATTAATTTTATTAATATCTAGGCAGGATAAACTGCTCACAACCCACGAAGCATCACAGTAATTAAGAGTGTTTTTGGTAACTATTTCTTCGGAGCATATGTTTTTTTTCAGAAGCCGGGCCCTAGTTGTGCCTGGTAGGGCCCCGGTAGTGAGGGGAGGGGTGAGCAGTTTGTTTTTGTAGGCCACTATTAATGTGCCGGATGTGCCGCATGCGAGGCTCTTACCGTCAGAGCTGCGCAAAATGGCATCTTGGAAACCTTTTTCCTGAGCGTCGATCTTCGCGAGAATTGATGGCAGATAGTTGAGCGTTTTGACGGACGACAGGGGGGAAAGGGGCGGGCGCGTATATTGGCTTGTACACACCGAGATGCTTGTTGTTTGAGCTGGAGAAGATGCTGCGGCGGTAATAAGCAAAGTTGGAATGGGATGTTGGGGTGGGGCAATTCCGCGCGGGCCTGAACCGCGGGTTAAAGTTATCCTGATAGAGCCGTGTTTAAGAGTGTTACTGTGGATCACCTTTGTGCAGGCGTCGCTCAACGCAGTAATGTCAGGCAGAGGGATGCGTAATATTTTGCAGCCTTCGCACATTCTGTGAATGTGTTGCGTAAAATGCGGCAGCATACCGTCGGTGACGCGCAATGTCTCAAAGAGGCCGTCAGCCAGCAAAAAGCCGCGATCGGTATGCGGAATATGGCCTTGGCTATGCGGAACAAGGGCTGTGTTTAGCCATACATATCCGGTCATTCGCCAAACGCCTTTAGGAGAGCGGCTGCCTTTAAAGCGGTTTCAGCGTATTCTTTCTGGGGGTCCGAAGGCCAAGTAATGCCACCGCCTGCGCCGATGGAAAGGTGAGCACCGCAGCGTTCAGCGCTACGGATAATTACAGAACTATCCATGGCGCCGTCACGGCCAATACGAAATAAAGTGCCGCAATATGTCCCACGGTTGGAACGTTCAAGTGCATCTATAATCTGGAGTGCTTTGTGTTTTGGAGCGCCGGTAACTGAGCCCGGTGGAAGGGTCGCGCGCAATAGTTCCATTGCGTTGCTTTCTTGGGGTAATTGTCCAGTGACGCAAGAGACGAGATGTAGAACGTGAGCAAAGCGCTCAACGGAACAGAGTTCGGGTACGGTTATAGAGCCTAACGCGCATATGCGCCCAAGGTCGTGCCGCATCAAATCGGTAATCATTAGATTTTCAGCGTTTTCTTTGGTGTCACGGCGTAGTTTTGCAGCTTGAATTTCTAAATCATTGATTGCGGGCGCTGTGCCTTTGATGGGGCGTGTTTCAACAATTCCGTCTGATGAAAGCGCAAGAAAGCGTTCTACTGAGGCGCTTAGAAGGGACAGAAGTGGCGTCTTAAAATAAGCACCAAAAGGGGCAGGGGAGAGGGCACGCAAATGCATGTAAGCGCCGAGTTCGTCAAAATCTACAGGAAGCTCAGCTATGTAGCGCGTGGTTAGGTTGGCTTGAAAAATATCGCCAGCTTCAATGTGTTGTCGAACTTTTTGAACAGTTTCGATCCATTCTTCCTGTGAGAAGTCTGTAGAGAAAGTGAGCTTTGGCGCGACGGGTTGGGGGGGCGTTGCAGGAATATTGGGCGGTTGGTCACCGTTCTGACTGATCCACCAGCAGCGCTGTGATTGACGGTCATAGGCAATCACATTCGTGTAGTCTGCGGCAATGATCTGAGGGCTTTTCGAAGAATGTCTGCTTGGAACGCCCTCTAACTGCAAACCAGCACTGTATGACGCAACCCCTATTAAACCGCCGGTAAAGGGTAGGCCCGTATGTGCCTGTAGGTTTTGCTCCTCAACCGTGGAGCGGCCTTGTATCTGTTGAGCCGTAAGCCAGAAGTCCTGCTCGTGGAGCTGATTGTCTACGAGTAGGCCATGCTCATTCACGATAAAGGTGTGGCGTGGTTTGAGGCACAACCATGCCCAGCGGGCACGGTTGTCCTTTGGATCTCCGCCACTATCAAGCATGGTTCCCCAAGGGGCGTCCCGCAGGAGGTGAAGTGCCTGTGCCGGGTTATGCCATTGGAGTTCTTGGATGTAAGGGGCGGCGTTTCCGGTGGGGGATAACGCCGCTGAAGAAAAGGCTGGTGTGGTCAGAGGAGGGGCGCATCCTTGCCGCTGAGTTCACGGCGAATAATCTTAACGGGTACTAACCCAGAACCGAGCAGAGCATCGTGGAAGCTACGCAGGGAGAAGTTAGTGCCTTGTTCGTTTTTGAGATCTTCGCGGAGGTGCAGAATCATCAACTTACCCAAGAGGTATGAATAGTAGCCCGGATCGGCTGTTCCGCGACGTGCCTCCTTATACCCCATCATGGGGGACTGGTGGCAAGAGTGTACCATCAGATCGGTGGCTTGCTTTAGGCTCATACCCTGCGTGTGCATGCCAAAAGAGGCCAAGAGGCGGCAGTCGCGCAGCAGGGCATCTTGCAATTGAGCGAGGTGTAAATGCTGGTCTTGGTTATGGAATCCTTGTTCAACCATCATTTGCTCGGTGTAATGTGCCCAGCCTTCCGTTGTGGCGTAGGATTGAGAGCCCTTGCGTGTGAGGCTCCATTCCGGGTTGGCGCGCAAGTACAAACCTTGGACGAAGTGACCCGGCATTGCCTCGTGAACGGTGATGTTCAAAATAGTTGGGGTGTTGGAGTCTTCGAGAAAGGTTTGGACCTGTTTGGCGCTCCATTTAGAGTCTACAGGCGTAATATAATAGAAAGAAGTAGTTGCTTTGGTCTCAAAGGCACCCGGCCATTCCGTTGCCGCGGTGAGAAGCGAACGCTGGAAGCTTGGTGTTTCGGTTACTAGAGGCAGGCTTTTCGAGGGCAGCGTGATGAGTTTATGGTCAAGGACAAAACTCTGTGCATCTTTAAGCTGGTCACGGATGAGTGTGATCAAACCGTCTGCAGCGACATGGTCTTTACGGTTCTTTTCCAGAGCATTTTGTGGGTTGGCAGGGTCTATGCTGCGCGAAACAGCATCAAAATCGGCTTGATCTTTGGCGAGTTGAGCCTGACCCGCTGCAATAATGCGTTCCATTGGGACATCGACCATGTCCGCATTAAGCATAGCGCGGAAAGTTTCTGCGCCTAGAGCAAAGCTGCCTTGGGGTTTTGTGTGGTCTAGGGTCGTTTTGAACGCACGCAGCGCTTTGAGTGTCTCGGTGGTTGAGGCGCGAAGTTGTGCCTGAAGTGTAGGATCTTTTACCGAGGCGAATGCTGCGGGGATGGTGTCTTTTACGAAGCTGATAGCGCCGTCGAGGTCTTCTTTAGAGATTTCAAGAAAGATTGCAGGAACGGTGGTCAACTGGTGCTGCCCCGTGGCGAGCATGTTGGGAATGAGCAGCTCGCGTGAGATTGCGTCTTTCATCCGTTCGGAAGCAGGAGCAAAATCACGTTCGATCAGGCTATAAAGTGCCTCAGTTGCCAGTGAGATGTAGGTGTCAGGGTTGTGGCGGTATCCTTGAACACGCTCATTGCTGACCAATTCTTCTCGGATGCTGGACAAGAGAATGTCGCGATCATCTTGGCGTCTTTGCGGCAAAGATGACACATCGAGAGCGCTGAGCGCAATTTCTTCTTGATGAAGGCGGCTTGTCTGAGCGTCGATCGCCTTAACGGATATGTCGTCCAACCCGCCGTCAGCATTATGAATGCCTAAGGCTGTTGAGCCAACAGGGCTTGCGGCCCACTCAGCATCGAAATGTGTTTTTTCTAAAATGCCCAAGGCCGCGCCCGGGTCCGTTGGGAGTGGGGCAGCTTGAACATTCGCAAAAGCTGTACAGGTGAACGCTACCCCAAAGAGAAGCGCACGGCGGAAAGAGAGGATATTTTTTTTCATGCTGATTACGTTACGGTAACATGATGCTTACGGCAATCATCTTACTCTAACGGGTAAATTAACTTAGGTATCACTATAATATGGAGGGATTAAAAAGTGTTCTGAGATTGAATCATAATATAAGTCGATATATTTTTGAATATATATAATTATATATTAAGTTAAATATAAGATACTAGAATAATATCTTCATTATACACCACCTGATATGTAAATAATTTTTGTAAATATCAGGTGGTGTATTGATATATTTTTTCCTTTTTAGGGTTGGGTACTTAATTCCCTTGTTGATTATTCGCGCTAGGTTCGTCCTCAGTGGGGGGTGTTAGTGCCCCTCTGTCGAGGGCTGCTGTGAAGAGCTCCCAATCAGTGCGGGTTTGTGCGGCGTAGGCATCCGAGAAAGAGGCGATAGCGTCTGCGAAGGCTTTGCCTTTGCCAAGATAGCCTGAAATTTGGCTTACATCTCCCGAACGGGCATGTGCACGAGCGAGTGTACGTCCACAAAGCTTGGCATAGTCGGCCAGTCCTTCCTGAGCGACATCGGCACCGATATCTGCAAGACGGCCGTCTTTCAAACGGCGAACATAGAACTGGCGGCCACTGCCCGATAGGTCTGGTGCTTCTGCGGTTGGGTCTGCTTTAGTGTGCGTCCAGCCCAAGAATACGTCGCTTACGGCTTGCATCATGCGCTGGCCTGTTACAACGCGCTCACCTTGGTTTTTGAAGGGTGAAGCGCCTGCGAAGGGGGCCATAACTGACGTTTGCGCTTCTTTGATCTGGAGAAGAAGGTACTCGCCGTCGGGTGTTGCAAACAGACCTATAGCGCAGAATGTGCCCACGCTGCCAACGCCAACCACTTTGAACATGACATCTTTGAGCGCATAGCGGCGCAAGAGAATGGCGCGCTCCGGTGGTTGGGATTTGAGGTAACGATCAAAGGCTTTGCGTATAATGTCTTCCCGGCCGGGAATATGCATAACGAGAGGTGGTTTTTCCTTTAGTTTGGGGGCAGTTTCGGCCCCGAGAATGAGACCAAAATGGCCTTTGGCAGCGGTTAAACGTTGCGAGAGGAGTTTTTCGGCGCGGGCCCGGACTTTTTTATCTTCAAAATGCGCAATGGCATCTCGGAAATCTACGCGATCTGCCCAAACTTCGAGAGGGCTTTTATTGGCCAAGTAAGCCATATGTTGGGCATAGCTCAGGGCCATGCTTTCCGAGAGTGCGCGTGATGCCTTTGGGGAGAGGCCATTTTCATCTCCCGCAAGAATGAAGGATGCGCCAAGACGTTTTACGTCCCATTCGAATGGGGCTTCGAGAGTCTCGTCGAAGTCATTGATATCGAAAACAGGCACACCTTCAGGGGAGGCGTAACTGCCAAAATTTGCAAGGTGGCAGTCGCCGCACGACTGAACGCGTGGGCCGGAGAAGGGCGTATTGGCAAGGTCGGCGGCCATAACCGCAGCCGCGCCGCGTAGGAATGTAAACGGTGAAACCCGCATGCGTTCATAACGCACGGGGACGAGTTCAGCGATGCGGTTTTGGCCTTGTTCAGCCAAAATTTCTACAGCAGAGCGGCGGTCTTCGTGCGGGCGCCACTCTGCTTGTGCGGAGCGCGGGGTGCGCTTGCGGAGGTGGGTACCTTTATTGTGGCTATCGGTACGCTTTTTGAGTGATGGCTGGTTGTCTTTCTGGGTGGTTGTCTCAGACATAGTGGCCTCGCAAAAAGGAGCATTGACGCAAACTGTGTCGAAGTATGACAACCTCTCTGTTGCGACGAAAGGCTTTTATGTTCCTTTTGAAGTATTTTTGCTTTCCGAAGCCGGTGCAGGTAGTGGTGTGTGGGTTCGGCCTGAATAATTGGTAATAATGGTATGAACAGCCTCGGCAGCTTCGGAGGCAGCGCTTAATGCTGTATCCCCCCAAGGGCCATCAAGTGAGTGTGCCGGAATGGCGTGGATTTGAGTGGCTGCGCCGAGTTCATCGCCTTTAGGTGTGCGAACGCGCCAAGCAATTTCGATTTGTTGTGTTGAGGGGGGTGTTTGTAGTGTCGTTAACTTTGCCACGCCACGAATAATAAAATCTACCTTCGCACAATCTGTTTGAATAGTGTCTGTATTGTTGGGGAAGGAAGAGTAGAAGGCACGACCCAATGCAACGTTACCGTCCCCCGGAGCGCCTTGTACTCCCTCAAAACAGGTTTTGGAGGGGCGGTGCATCAAGCTGTTAGGATCTTGCTGCATTAACGATGCCTGGACGCCTGTAAGTAAATCAGTAATGGCGGGTGCAGCTTCCGTTGCCATTGTTTTTATTAAGAGCGGGTCATTCAACGTCCACTGTGCAGCGCTGACGGGGGTGCCGTCACGTTCAGCCCGCATCTGATTTTTGGGCGTCATAAGCGCATAGTGCGGCACGATATTCCCGCCTTGGGGTTGCGCTGTAATTTGCAACCACCAGTCGCCGCGCCTCGCGGGTTGTGCGATTGCAGGCACGGACTGGTTAACCATCGCTGTTGCTAGTTCATGTGCAAGGAGTGTAGCGGAGGTGTCCGAAAGGCCTGCGAGTTTTGGTGTTGGGACGTCTAGCCGGGATGGAGGCAGGTTTGCCGTTGTCAGGTATTTTGCTTGGTCACCCGGATTGGAGAACGGGTGTGGCATGTCGAAGCAGCCAGAGAGTGCAATAGGTAATAACAACGGTAAAAAGCGCCGCATTGAAGCCCCCAGTCAATGGCAAGAAAGCAAAGCATAATGCACCGTGGGCGTTCTGTCGAAGGGGGAAGGTGACTTCACATTATACGGCGTTGATTGAGTATGTGTGAACTTGCGCGCCTTTATAAGCGTAATGAAGAGAAAGGACGCAATGATAGGGAGCTATCTTCGCCATGCAATATCGTCAGCTCGGACGTTCGGGGTTGCGGGTATCCGCATTTAACTTTGGTTCCGTAACCTTTGGAGGCGCCGGCGGCTTTGCCTCTACCGGTGACATAGACGTCCAAGAAGCAGCGCGGATGCTCGATATATGTATTGAGCGCGGCGTGAACATGTTTGACACGGCAGATGCTTACTCTGGCGGGGTAGCCGAAGAGATACTGGGGCAGGCTTTAAAAGGCCGAAGCCGGGAAGTGTTGGTGACCAGCAAGGTTCGCTTCCCGACAGGGGAGGGGCCTAATGAGCAGGGTCTCTCACGGCATCACATCTTAAATGCGTGTGAAGAGAGTTTGAGGCGATTGGGGCGGGATCATATTGATCTTTACTACCTACATGAATGGGACGGCCTGACGCCGGTGGAAGAAACGTTGGAGGCGCTTCATACACTGAGGGAGCAGGGGAAAATTCGCTACGCTGGAATTTCAAATTTTTCTGGCTGGCATGCGATGAAAATTCTCTCGGCCGCTGAGCGTGAGCGGTTGGTCGCCCCTGTTAGCCAGCAGATCTACTACTCGTTGGAAGCACGTGACGCGGAGTTTGAACTTCTGCCACTGGCGCTTGACCAAGGTTTAGGGGTGCAGGTGTGGAGTCCGCTGGCATGCGGACTTTTGTCAGGTAAATTCCGCCGTGATCGGGCTGCACCAGAGGATACGCGGCGGGTTGAAGGCTGGAGTGAGCCGGAGGTGCGCAATGGTGAAAAACTCTATGACACAATTGAAGTTTTGGTGCGTGTTGCAGAAGAGCATGGTGTTTCTGCTGCGCGTGTCGCTTTAGCGTGGCTTTTGGGGCGACCCGGCGTGACCTCCGTCGTGCTTGGTGCGCGGAAAGAGAGTCAGCTTTTGGATAATTTGGCCGCAGTCGAGTTACTTTTGACCGATGAACAAATTGACGCATTGGAGCGCGTGAGTACGCCTGAGTTAATTTATCCTTATTGGCACCAGCAGCGTGCAGCATATGAGCGTTTATCACCTGCAGATTTAGTTTTGCATGAACCTGCGCGGCGCGCACGTGAGGCTCTTGAAAAGACAAAGTGAATACTTACATTCCATGTACAGCCGCAGCCTTAGGGGGTGGCTGAATACAAAATGTCGCCTTTTACAGGGGCATGAAAGGGTTAAGTACCATGGATATTCAAAAATTTACAGAACGCAGCCAAGGTTTCCTGCAAGCAGCATCGACAATCGCTCTGCGGGACTATCACCAGCAATTGACACCAGAGCATCTGCTCAAAGCGCTACTTGATGATGAGCAGGGCGCGGCTTCTGGGTTGATACGTGCTGCTGGCGGTGATCCTAAGGCCGTTCAAGCTGCGAATGATGCGGCTCTTGGTAAGTTGCCGAAAGTACAGGGGGGTGGCGCTGGCCAGCCGCAAACAACGCCGGACCTCGTGCGGGTTTTAGATGCAGCGCAGGCTGCCGCTGTAGCCTCGGGCGATAGTTTTGTTGCTCAGGACCGGCTGCTGGTTGCTATCGCCGGAAGCTCTACGGCCGCTGGAAGGGCGTTGGCTGAAGGTAAAGCCACAGCGAAGGCTTTGGAGAGCGCCGTCGCCCAAATACGTAAAGGTCGCACAGTGGACAGTGCGTCTGCGGAGAGCACGTTTGACGCGCTTAAGAAATACGCTCGCGATGTTACGGCTGTTGCGCAAGCGGGGAAGCTGGATCCGGTCATTGGCCGTGATGAAGAAATCCGCAGGGCTATTCAGGTTTTGGCGCGTCGAAGCAAAAACAATCCCGTGCTTATCGGTGAGCCAGGCGTTGGCAAGACAGCAATCGTTGAAGGTTTGGCACTCCGGATTGTAAATGGCGATGTGCCTGAGGCCCTGCGGAATAAAAAGCTCATGTCTTTGGACATGGGAGCACTCATTGCGGGTGCTAAGTATCGCGGCGAGTTCGAAGAGCGTCTCAAGGGTGTGCTTAAGGAAATTGAGACGGCTGAGGGTGAGATTATCCTCTTTATTGACGAGATGC
It contains:
- a CDS encoding aldo/keto reductase; amino-acid sequence: MQYRQLGRSGLRVSAFNFGSVTFGGAGGFASTGDIDVQEAARMLDICIERGVNMFDTADAYSGGVAEEILGQALKGRSREVLVTSKVRFPTGEGPNEQGLSRHHILNACEESLRRLGRDHIDLYYLHEWDGLTPVEETLEALHTLREQGKIRYAGISNFSGWHAMKILSAAERERLVAPVSQQIYYSLEARDAEFELLPLALDQGLGVQVWSPLACGLLSGKFRRDRAAPEDTRRVEGWSEPEVRNGEKLYDTIEVLVRVAEEHGVSAARVALAWLLGRPGVTSVVLGARKESQLLDNLAAVELLLTDEQIDALERVSTPELIYPYWHQQRAAYERLSPADLVLHEPARRAREALEKTK